Proteins from a genomic interval of Chryseobacterium indologenes:
- a CDS encoding helix-turn-helix transcriptional regulator: protein MKMYVKFDFNALCKKVLEEKLREHGLKYRLLNFGEVEFYEPITQEQHNLFKKNLGDYGIEIIESQKTALVQKIKDAIVELVFSDEIIPVKASIYISEKLNHSYGYLSNLFSEVAYTSIENFIILQKIEHAKALIIRNKQSLTEIAHKLNYSSVAHLSTQFKNTTGITPSQFQKIIGKRRRAQTTVINPKMQYE from the coding sequence ATGAAAATGTACGTAAAATTTGACTTCAATGCTCTTTGTAAAAAGGTATTGGAGGAAAAACTTAGAGAGCATGGGCTAAAGTACCGGCTACTGAACTTCGGTGAGGTAGAGTTTTACGAACCCATTACTCAGGAGCAGCATAATCTTTTTAAGAAAAATCTTGGAGATTATGGGATCGAGATCATTGAAAGCCAAAAAACGGCTTTGGTGCAGAAAATAAAAGATGCTATTGTAGAACTTGTTTTTTCAGATGAGATTATTCCTGTAAAAGCGTCTATTTATATTTCCGAAAAACTGAATCACAGCTATGGATACCTTTCCAATCTGTTTTCAGAGGTCGCTTACACATCTATTGAGAATTTTATTATTCTGCAAAAAATTGAGCATGCGAAAGCTCTCATTATAAGAAATAAGCAGAGTCTCACTGAGATTGCTCATAAGCTGAACTATTCCAGTGTCGCTCACCTGAGTACACAATTTAAAAATACCACAGGGATTACTCCCTCCCAGTTTCAAAAGATCATAGGAAAAAGAAGAAGGGCCCAGACTACGGTAATAAATCCTAAAATGCAGTATGAATAA
- a CDS encoding response regulator — MNKEFLNVIVADSDENTLTFFKNIFKEQKISIKIQSFNNGKNMMKYLNHEDAVVPEIVFIQYAIPEIDSIECIAEFKSHSKFNNMVTVIFSDQISEHEIEDIFVAGTNIYMRKPEDFKSLKKVLSDIISINWQYHTSGLNKDHFILKI; from the coding sequence ATGAATAAAGAATTTCTGAACGTAATAGTAGCAGATAGCGATGAAAATACTTTAACCTTTTTTAAAAATATATTCAAAGAACAGAAGATATCTATAAAAATTCAAAGCTTCAACAACGGAAAAAATATGATGAAGTATCTGAATCATGAAGATGCAGTGGTTCCTGAAATTGTTTTTATTCAGTATGCAATTCCTGAGATAGATAGTATAGAATGTATTGCAGAATTTAAATCACATTCAAAGTTCAATAATATGGTGACTGTTATATTTTCCGACCAGATTTCAGAACATGAGATTGAAGATATTTTTGTGGCGGGCACCAATATTTACATGAGAAAACCGGAAGATTTCAAGAGTTTAAAGAAAGTTCTTTCAGATATTATCAGTATCAATTGGCAGTACCACACTTCAGGATTGAATAAAGATCATTTTATCCTGAAAATATGA